The Pseudomonadota bacterium genome includes a region encoding these proteins:
- a CDS encoding GTP cyclohydrolase II, which produces MDCKVVAECVIPTKFSDNSLFHLIGFEINGVENQVVAFSTRPYKDLANKVITLRIHSACITSEIFGSLKCDCKEQLNLSLKMISKKENGLLIYFMNHEGRGIGINNKIKAYKFQESGLDTIQANIALGLDVDKRDFSPAVLILKYFNIKNVQLITNNPNKIDVLIKSGINIVKRIEQDISPNVYSTAYLETKINRMGHFMKQHKQCCSA; this is translated from the coding sequence ATGGATTGTAAAGTTGTAGCAGAATGTGTAATACCAACCAAATTCTCAGATAATTCTCTATTTCATTTAATTGGTTTTGAGATAAACGGGGTAGAAAATCAGGTTGTTGCTTTTTCTACAAGGCCCTATAAAGATTTAGCTAATAAAGTTATTACGCTAAGAATCCATAGTGCATGTATTACAAGTGAAATTTTTGGATCTTTAAAATGTGATTGTAAAGAGCAGCTTAATCTTTCTCTAAAAATGATTTCTAAAAAAGAAAATGGGCTTTTAATTTATTTTATGAATCATGAAGGAAGAGGGATAGGGATTAATAATAAAATAAAGGCATATAAATTTCAAGAAAGCGGTCTTGATACGATTCAAGCTAATATAGCATTAGGACTTGATGTAGATAAAAGAGACTTTTCTCCAGCTGTTTTAATTTTAAAGTATTTTAATATAAAAAATGTGCAACTTATCACTAATAATCCTAATAAAATTGATGTACTGATTAAATCAGGAATCAATATTGTAAAAAGAATAGAACAAGACATATCTCCTAATGTTTATAGCACTGCATATCTTGAAACAAAGATAAATAGAATGGGGCATTTTATGAAACAGCATAAGCAGTGTTGCAGTGCATGA
- a CDS encoding 3-keto-5-aminohexanoate cleavage protein produces the protein MLDENFSQKLIINLCPTGMVPQKKNCPFVPISATEIAKDVQRCHNLGVSMVHLHARLTDGTPTWEKAYFEEIINEILIRINDIILVVTTSGRNWPEIERRSNSLECLPTPDMASLTLGSMNFPKEPSINSPDTIIRLAEIMNEKGIVPELEVFDIGMVNFSNYLINKNILNPPFYYNLILGNRGTADLSPINIAALLSTLPHGATWALGGIGRYQLAANSLALSLGGHVRVGLEDNPYYDWSKKTDASNPVLVERIVNQARLLGREIANVEDARRIIGLPQRKQEAKEVA, from the coding sequence ATGTTAGATGAAAATTTTTCTCAAAAATTAATTATTAATTTATGTCCAACGGGTATGGTCCCTCAGAAAAAAAACTGTCCTTTTGTTCCTATTTCAGCGACAGAAATAGCAAAGGATGTTCAACGGTGCCACAATTTAGGTGTTTCTATGGTGCATCTTCATGCGCGTTTAACTGATGGAACTCCTACATGGGAAAAGGCATATTTTGAAGAAATAATTAATGAAATACTTATACGTATAAATGATATTATTTTGGTTGTTACAACAAGTGGAAGAAATTGGCCAGAAATAGAAAGAAGAAGTAATAGTCTAGAGTGCCTTCCTACCCCAGATATGGCTTCTTTAACACTTGGATCTATGAACTTTCCTAAAGAGCCCTCCATTAATTCTCCAGATACAATAATAAGATTAGCAGAGATAATGAACGAGAAAGGCATAGTTCCAGAGCTTGAGGTGTTTGATATTGGTATGGTTAATTTTTCTAATTATTTAATTAATAAAAATATCTTAAACCCTCCATTTTACTATAATTTAATACTGGGTAATCGAGGAACCGCAGATCTTTCACCAATAAATATAGCCGCTCTTTTGAGCACACTTCCTCATGGAGCAACTTGGGCTTTAGGAGGAATTGGAAGATATCAATTAGCAGCAAATAGTTTGGCTTTGTCTTTAGGTGGGCATGTGCGGGTTGGATTAGAAGATAACCCTTATTACGATTGGAGTAAAAAAACAGATGCATCTAATCCTGTTTTAGTTGAAAGAATTGTTAATCAAGCTCGTTTATTGGGAAGAGAAATTGCAAATGTAGAAGATGCAAGGAGAATAATAGGTTTGCCTCAAAGAAAGCAGGAAGCCAAGGAGGTTGCATAA